The following is a genomic window from Lysinibacillus sp. G4S2.
GTACTTGACGTCCGTTCAAACGTAGACCTTCAAAAGCTTGCGGAGAAGTTACTTCATGAATTAAATGGAGATCAATATATAACAGGTCCGGTTTGCCCTCTTCCTGATAAACAACGTGTTTATCCCAAATCTTTTCAATTATATTTTTACCCATTATCTTCACTCATTTCTTAAATGTATGTTGTCATAATGCTTTCTGAAACAAAGCTTGTATCAATCTCGTTAATTACTTTATCTGTCCATTCATTCGTCGATAGTATTCGACCGCCATCACGTGCAAGATCTGCTGTGAAATAACCATCATCAAAAACTGCACCTACAGCACGTTCAATTTCAGCAGCCTCTTCTTTTAAGCCAAATGAATATTGTAGCATCATGGCAACTGAAAGAATTGTTGCAGCTGGATTTGCTACACCTTGACCAGCAATTTCCGGTGCTGAGCCATGTACTGGTTCATATAGACCAAAATTATCTCCGCGAATGGATGCAGATGGTAGTACACCTAAAGAGCCTGTAATAACAGATGCTTCATCACTTAAAATATCTCCAAACATATTTTCAGTAACTACCACATCATAATGACTAGGATTTGTAATTAATTTCATAGCAACAGAATCTACTAAATTGTGCTCCACATACACATCTGGATAATCTTTTTTCTTCGCTTCTACAACTTCACGCCATAAGCGACTTGTTTCAAGTACATTTGCCTTATCAACAGAGCATAATTTACCTCCACGTAAACGTGCTAATTCAAAGGCATTTTCAACGATACGCTCAACTTCTGCAGTTGAGTAAACAGTTGTATCAATCGCGCCATTCTCAGTACGCATACGTGGTTCCCCGAAGTATACGCCGCCTGTTAGTTCACGTACAATCATTAAATCGACGTTTTCGGCTACTTCACGCTTTAATGGTGAAGCATCTAGTAAACTCGGGAACGCCTTTACTGGACGTAGATTTGCGAATAAGTCAAAGTGCTTGCGAATACGTAATAACCCTTTTTCTGGACGTAATTCTGGTGGGTTACGATCCCATTTCGGACCACCAACGGCTCCTAGTAAAATAGCGTCACTATTTTCGCACATCTCAATCGTTTCATCTGGTAGTGGATTATTGTGTTGGTCGATGGCAGCGCCTCCGATTGTTGCATAGCCTAAATGGAATTTATGGTTAAATCGCTTTCCAATCACCTGTAATACACGTACAGCAGAA
Proteins encoded in this region:
- the leuB gene encoding 3-isopropylmalate dehydrogenase, which produces MEKKITVLPGDGIGPEVVASAVRVLQVIGKRFNHKFHLGYATIGGAAIDQHNNPLPDETIEMCENSDAILLGAVGGPKWDRNPPELRPEKGLLRIRKHFDLFANLRPVKAFPSLLDASPLKREVAENVDLMIVRELTGGVYFGEPRMRTENGAIDTTVYSTAEVERIVENAFELARLRGGKLCSVDKANVLETSRLWREVVEAKKKDYPDVYVEHNLVDSVAMKLITNPSHYDVVVTENMFGDILSDEASVITGSLGVLPSASIRGDNFGLYEPVHGSAPEIAGQGVANPAATILSVAMMLQYSFGLKEEAAEIERAVGAVFDDGYFTADLARDGGRILSTNEWTDKVINEIDTSFVSESIMTTYI